In Chryseobacterium lactis, a single genomic region encodes these proteins:
- a CDS encoding RNA polymerase sigma factor, which translates to MYDHYSGALYGVILRIVQSKEYTEEIIQDVFVKIWNSIQQYDSSKGRFYTWMINIARNTAIDYLKSKSFQNNLKNQPLPDFVYNTTDFSISNNSSDYIGFNNVLEGLETDKQELIDLAYYQGYTQNEISEKLKIPLGTVKTKMRNALMKLKDLLKDYQ; encoded by the coding sequence TTGTATGACCATTATTCTGGGGCATTATATGGTGTGATCCTTCGGATCGTTCAATCTAAAGAATATACCGAAGAAATCATTCAGGATGTTTTTGTTAAAATCTGGAATTCAATCCAGCAATATGATTCTTCTAAAGGACGGTTTTATACATGGATGATTAATATTGCCCGCAATACGGCAATAGATTATCTGAAATCAAAAAGTTTTCAAAACAATCTTAAGAACCAACCGCTTCCGGATTTCGTATATAATACTACAGACTTTTCAATCTCTAATAATTCATCCGATTATATCGGGTTTAATAATGTGCTTGAAGGCCTGGAAACAGATAAGCAGGAACTTATTGATCTTGCCTATTATCAGGGATATACTCAAAATGAAATATCCGAAAAGCTAAAGATACCGCTGGGAACGGTAAAGACGAAAATGCGGAATGCATTGATGAAATTAAAAGATTTGCTAAAAGATTATCAATAA
- a CDS encoding XRE family transcriptional regulator — protein sequence MSIFSNNIRFLRARRKISQQNVADELVISRVRYSKYENGISEPPIELLIKISKYFHVSIDLLLSVDIDKYPMDDMMKLPDNRIVLPVAVDDLGNDTIEIIPQKASMGYLEGYSDVEYIESLQRIALPFLTNGKYRAFPADGDSMPPFRSGSYIVGKYVEGISDLKPGKTYVFVTLNDGITYKRFKERKDNAICVSADNSFYEAYDIPFEEVVEIWQYASGIFPEDFEPGDYESYNFKEMFRELRQDIKDLDRKVSGRRRKS from the coding sequence ATGTCAATTTTTTCAAATAATATACGCTTTTTAAGAGCCAGGAGAAAAATCTCTCAACAAAATGTAGCCGATGAATTAGTAATCTCCAGGGTTCGATATTCTAAATATGAGAATGGAATTTCTGAACCTCCTATTGAGCTGCTGATAAAAATTTCAAAATATTTCCATGTCAGCATTGATCTGTTGCTATCTGTAGATATCGATAAATATCCAATGGACGATATGATGAAACTGCCGGATAACAGAATTGTACTTCCCGTAGCAGTAGATGATTTGGGAAATGATACAATTGAAATCATTCCTCAGAAAGCATCCATGGGATATCTGGAAGGATACAGCGATGTGGAATATATAGAAAGTCTTCAACGAATTGCACTGCCTTTCCTGACCAATGGAAAGTACAGAGCCTTCCCTGCTGACGGAGATTCTATGCCGCCGTTCAGAAGCGGTTCTTATATTGTAGGAAAATATGTAGAAGGCATCAGCGATTTGAAACCGGGAAAAACCTATGTTTTTGTAACATTGAACGATGGGATTACCTATAAACGTTTTAAGGAAAGAAAAGATAATGCAATCTGTGTAAGTGCAGATAATTCATTCTATGAAGCCTATGATATCCCGTTTGAAGAAGTAGTGGAAATCTGGCAGTATGCTTCGGGAATTTTCCCTGAAGATTTTGAACCGGGGGATTATGAAAGCTACAACTTTAAGGAAATGTTCCGCGAGCTGAGACAGGATATTAAAGACCTGGACCGTAAAGTATCCGGCCGCCGCAGAAAATCTTAA
- a CDS encoding TonB-dependent receptor: MKKAVIFLMGGSLISFSPVLKAQKQTPKKEVQDIESVDIQGKLNHDAVTVTRKTLDFIQSNTLGETLSKIPGIQNSGYGPNAGAPVIRSLSGNRVKVLENGTAVNDLSGISPDFNMDIEMDNVQSITVYKNSASVLYGGKAIGGAIDVETDYIPRQLPSKNFNFKALLEGGSNSGQRQAFSAKGTIAKNWVLTVGASNQKQEIVRIPGKSKDGRCYDPNLVGFNSILQSLCQLNVDSRNVLNTSLFPYISQFAIDHMIEYELSQDDLYTFSPTYYNPSDGKYYPNPKNDKYVPGQDPSKDRYRSEVNSINDIVPIKDGIISNSHSESNSFYIGTSYIGKSFYLGGAYQNSYSYFGVPGYAMPKMPAHSHGKPQKKIEYLPINIKSLSHKAMFESAYKFNNFPIASIKLNYMGVFSKNMELLERYRANQFNVQQHNGRLEITQQKMKFLTGTTGMEVQYRDMEGSGSQRYLPNTISREIGFFTMQHLDFNFLEFDFGYRNDHVQRQAEADNTYKRSRGMSGGKLTGRDFTLNQFQAAAQWNIYKKAYLKVQYNHSERAPEVNELYSGNNHFAILTEENGDDRLDKEIAKTIEIGGGLNLKNVRLSANWYHTNYKNYIYLAHTGLSREVFLVKEWRSDDTEINGIEAEAAYKMDLQKFGKWEIGSYYDLVRNISVADSSIRKWSDGDYMPNMPTSRFGFNLTGSIQNFSINVGLDHYLKQKYLGKNINPELPMPAFSLLNARIAYEDNSLKMGSIEYYITGNNLLNTEARLQNSQMKFLSPMAGINISVGVKVKI; encoded by the coding sequence ATGAAAAAAGCCGTTATTTTTTTGATGGGAGGAAGTCTTATTTCTTTTTCTCCTGTTTTGAAAGCTCAGAAACAAACGCCTAAAAAAGAGGTACAGGACATAGAATCTGTCGATATTCAGGGCAAATTGAATCACGATGCAGTTACAGTCACCAGAAAAACATTAGATTTCATTCAATCGAATACATTGGGAGAGACATTAAGTAAAATTCCAGGGATACAAAACTCCGGTTATGGCCCAAATGCGGGTGCACCGGTTATCAGAAGTTTAAGCGGAAACAGGGTAAAAGTACTGGAAAACGGAACTGCCGTTAATGATCTTTCAGGAATAAGTCCTGATTTTAATATGGATATTGAAATGGATAATGTTCAAAGTATAACGGTTTACAAAAATTCAGCTTCGGTTTTATATGGTGGAAAAGCCATTGGAGGCGCCATAGATGTTGAGACCGATTATATTCCCCGGCAGCTTCCTTCAAAGAATTTTAATTTTAAAGCACTTCTTGAAGGAGGTAGTAACAGTGGGCAGCGGCAGGCATTTTCAGCAAAGGGTACCATAGCCAAGAACTGGGTGTTAACCGTTGGAGCAAGTAACCAAAAGCAGGAAATTGTCAGAATTCCCGGAAAATCTAAAGACGGCAGATGTTATGACCCGAATCTGGTGGGATTCAACAGCATCTTACAGTCGCTTTGCCAGCTCAATGTTGATTCCAGAAATGTTCTCAATACGAGTCTTTTTCCCTATATCAGTCAGTTTGCAATTGATCATATGATAGAATATGAACTTTCACAAGATGATCTTTACACATTCAGCCCTACATATTACAATCCTTCGGATGGCAAATATTATCCTAATCCCAAGAATGACAAATATGTTCCTGGCCAGGATCCTTCAAAAGACCGTTACAGAAGCGAGGTAAACAGTATTAATGATATTGTTCCGATAAAAGACGGCATCATTTCCAACAGCCATTCAGAAAGCAACTCATTTTATATCGGAACGAGTTATATCGGAAAATCATTTTACCTCGGAGGAGCTTACCAGAATTCTTATTCCTATTTTGGAGTTCCCGGTTATGCCATGCCCAAAATGCCGGCACATTCTCATGGAAAACCTCAAAAAAAGATCGAATATTTACCGATTAATATAAAAAGTCTGTCTCATAAAGCGATGTTTGAATCTGCTTACAAGTTTAATAACTTTCCGATTGCCAGTATCAAACTGAATTATATGGGTGTATTTTCAAAAAACATGGAACTTCTTGAAAGATATAGAGCCAATCAGTTTAACGTACAACAACACAACGGCCGCCTGGAAATTACCCAGCAGAAAATGAAATTTCTAACCGGAACCACCGGAATGGAAGTACAATACAGAGATATGGAAGGCAGTGGAAGCCAAAGGTATTTACCGAATACAATCAGCCGGGAGATTGGATTTTTCACTATGCAGCATCTTGATTTTAATTTCCTTGAATTTGACTTTGGGTACCGGAACGATCATGTGCAACGCCAGGCTGAAGCCGATAATACCTATAAAAGAAGCCGCGGAATGTCTGGAGGAAAACTCACCGGAAGGGACTTTACCCTTAATCAGTTTCAGGCAGCTGCACAGTGGAATATCTATAAAAAAGCTTACCTGAAAGTACAATACAACCACTCGGAAAGAGCGCCTGAAGTGAATGAATTGTATTCAGGAAACAACCATTTCGCTATCCTTACCGAAGAAAACGGAGATGACAGACTGGATAAAGAAATCGCAAAAACCATAGAAATAGGAGGTGGGCTTAATTTAAAAAATGTTCGCTTGTCTGCCAATTGGTATCACACCAATTATAAAAATTATATCTATCTGGCGCATACCGGATTGTCACGGGAAGTTTTTCTGGTTAAAGAATGGCGTTCTGATGATACAGAAATTAACGGAATTGAAGCTGAAGCAGCCTATAAAATGGATCTTCAGAAGTTCGGAAAATGGGAAATTGGCTCCTATTATGACCTGGTGAGAAACATCAGTGTTGCCGACAGTTCTATCAGAAAATGGAGTGACGGGGATTATATGCCCAATATGCCTACGAGCCGTTTTGGATTCAACCTGACAGGAAGTATACAGAATTTTAGCATCAACGTAGGCCTGGATCATTATTTAAAACAAAAATATTTAGGAAAAAATATTAATCCTGAACTTCCGATGCCTGCATTTTCACTTCTTAATGCCCGTATTGCTTATGAAGACAACAGTTTGAAAATGGGTAGTATAGAATATTATATTACAGGAAATAACCTTTTAAATACAGAAGCCAGACTTCAAAATTCTCAAATGAAATTCCTGAGTCCAATGGCAGGAATCAATATTTCGGTGGGAGTGAAGGTCAAAATATAA
- a CDS encoding ferritin-like domain-containing protein: MKKTIHVSNQGATLDTNRRNFLKLSGVGLAIAGLTMIGCSDDNDFQFPDNNNQVFDLGTGDVGILNYAYALEQLEADFYTKVVNNFYSGISSIEKEIFTDLYHHEVVHRDFFKAAISGVTQNVLPKLEFQYPNVNFNDRNSVLATSKALEDTGVAAYNGAGKYISNPDYLVIAGKIVSVEARHASAIRNLINPGSADFSGDDVIDANGLDLAKEPKDIVMAAGGFIKTSFTWKERGIN; encoded by the coding sequence ATGAAAAAAACAATTCACGTTTCCAATCAGGGTGCAACCCTTGATACCAACAGAAGAAACTTTTTGAAACTAAGTGGAGTAGGACTGGCTATCGCCGGACTTACGATGATAGGATGTAGTGATGATAATGATTTCCAATTTCCGGATAATAACAATCAGGTTTTTGACCTGGGAACAGGTGATGTTGGAATTTTAAATTATGCCTACGCTCTGGAACAGCTTGAAGCCGATTTCTATACCAAAGTTGTCAATAATTTTTATTCAGGAATTTCCAGTATTGAAAAGGAAATTTTCACGGATCTCTATCATCATGAGGTCGTTCACCGGGACTTCTTCAAAGCGGCAATCAGTGGTGTTACACAAAATGTTCTCCCAAAACTAGAATTCCAGTATCCTAATGTCAATTTTAATGACAGGAATTCTGTTTTAGCGACTTCAAAAGCATTGGAAGATACGGGAGTAGCAGCTTATAACGGAGCCGGAAAATATATTTCGAATCCCGATTATCTTGTTATTGCCGGTAAAATAGTTTCAGTAGAAGCCAGACATGCATCGGCAATACGAAACCTGATCAACCCCGGATCTGCAGATTTTTCAGGAGATGACGTAATAGACGCAAACGGACTTGACCTGGCCAAAGAACCTAAAGATATTGTAATGGCTGCAGGAGGATTTATAAAAACATCTTTTACCTGGAAAGAAAGAGGTATTAATTAA
- a CDS encoding fasciclin domain-containing protein, translating into MNTQSKIAVLAMVTLSFAFGGKVTAQTMKEKTVMVGGAAMYPSKNIIENAMNSKDHKTLVAAVKAAGLVETLESAGPFTVLAPTDAAFAKLPKGTVENLVKPENKAMLTKILTYHVLAGKYSAKQIWEAVAAGKGKSMMKTVQGEELTFWTKGKDLYVKDAKGNSAKVTIADVNQSNGVIHVIDTVLMP; encoded by the coding sequence ATGAACACACAATCAAAAATCGCAGTTTTAGCAATGGTCACTTTATCATTTGCATTCGGTGGAAAGGTAACTGCACAAACGATGAAAGAAAAAACAGTTATGGTAGGAGGAGCCGCCATGTACCCGTCTAAGAATATCATTGAAAATGCAATGAACTCTAAAGATCACAAAACGCTGGTTGCCGCAGTAAAAGCTGCCGGTCTGGTAGAAACCCTGGAAAGTGCTGGCCCATTTACTGTATTGGCACCTACAGATGCAGCCTTTGCAAAGCTTCCTAAAGGAACAGTAGAGAACTTAGTAAAACCTGAAAACAAGGCAATGCTTACTAAAATATTAACTTACCATGTTCTGGCCGGTAAATATAGTGCCAAGCAAATATGGGAAGCAGTAGCAGCAGGAAAAGGTAAAAGCATGATGAAAACAGTACAGGGTGAAGAACTTACATTCTGGACAAAAGGTAAAGACCTTTATGTAAAAGATGCTAAAGGGAATAGTGCAAAAGTTACAATAGCTGATGTAAATCAGTCTAATGGAGTAATTCATGTAATAGATACGGTGTTAATGCCATAG
- a CDS encoding bacteriocin-like protein: MKNLKKLDRNELKSISGEGLLDPIGHLIGGVVGAVGGIVGGIGGVVGGTVSGVVNVLENGLCQVQCEVNHVIYLKVLNCGARTC; encoded by the coding sequence ATGAAAAACTTAAAAAAATTAGACAGAAACGAATTGAAATCAATTTCAGGAGAAGGACTACTTGATCCAATCGGACACTTAATCGGAGGTGTTGTTGGCGCTGTTGGAGGTATCGTTGGAGGAATCGGAGGTGTTGTAGGAGGTACTGTTAGCGGTGTTGTTAACGTTCTTGAAAACGGACTTTGCCAGGTACAGTGCGAAGTTAACCACGTTATTTACCTTAAAGTACTTAACTGTGGGGCTAGAACTTGCTAG
- a CDS encoding alpha-ketoglutarate-dependent dioxygenase AlkB family protein: protein MEQLSLFNTEDYYQFPKELLEYTEHFLTENEASELVDLLMEKVPWKQRTQKMYDKMVLTPRLTAWYGDEKKTYQLGDNRFVAHPWLPELLEIKNRIEKSTGYTFNSVLLNLYRDKNDSVAWHRDKESQLGNRPVIASVSLGQTRNFDFRSVDDHSNKYSLPLPHGSLLIMKGDLQMNWEHRIAKSVLPMKPRINMTFRLVR, encoded by the coding sequence ATGGAACAACTTAGCTTATTCAACACAGAAGATTATTATCAGTTTCCGAAAGAATTGCTGGAATATACAGAACACTTTTTGACAGAAAATGAGGCTTCCGAACTTGTTGATCTTTTAATGGAAAAAGTTCCCTGGAAGCAGAGGACACAGAAAATGTATGATAAAATGGTGTTAACTCCGCGTTTAACGGCATGGTATGGTGATGAAAAGAAGACCTACCAGTTGGGAGATAATCGCTTTGTTGCTCATCCATGGCTGCCGGAACTGCTGGAGATCAAAAACCGGATTGAAAAATCTACAGGGTACACATTCAATTCAGTGTTGTTGAACTTGTATCGTGATAAAAATGATTCTGTAGCCTGGCATCGCGACAAGGAAAGTCAGCTGGGAAACCGCCCTGTCATTGCTTCGGTAAGTCTTGGGCAAACCCGGAATTTTGATTTCAGGAGTGTAGATGATCATTCCAACAAATACAGTCTGCCTTTGCCTCACGGTTCTTTGCTGATTATGAAAGGTGATCTCCAGATGAACTGGGAACATCGGATTGCCAAATCTGTTTTACCTATGAAGCCGAGAATTAATATGACTTTCCGATTAGTCAGATAA
- the mmsB gene encoding 3-hydroxyisobutyrate dehydrogenase, protein MSKIAFIGLGNMGGPMAANLVKKGHTVVGFDLSDSALKALASAGGQTANSALEATKEADVVISMLPSGKHVAELYSEEFISQLKSNTLIIDSSTIDAVTARSVAELACSKGCKMIDAPVSGGTNGAKAGTLTFIVGGKQEDYEKARPILKCMGQNIFYAGNSGAGQVAKICNNMLLAIHMIGTSEAINLGTRHGLDAKVLSEIMQKSSGKNWSLEVYNPYPGVMENAPASKEYSGGFAVDLMTKDLGLAAEAGLESKTSTPLGNAALNLYRMWSEAGNGKIDFSSIIQFLNKEL, encoded by the coding sequence ATGTCAAAAATAGCATTTATAGGATTAGGAAATATGGGTGGTCCAATGGCGGCCAACCTCGTAAAAAAGGGTCATACCGTTGTTGGTTTTGATCTTTCAGATTCAGCTTTAAAAGCGCTGGCTTCTGCCGGTGGACAAACTGCAAATTCAGCACTGGAAGCCACTAAAGAAGCAGATGTAGTGATATCGATGCTGCCTTCTGGTAAACATGTTGCGGAATTGTATTCGGAAGAGTTCATCAGTCAACTGAAATCCAATACTTTAATTATTGACAGCAGTACGATTGATGCGGTGACAGCCCGTTCAGTGGCTGAGCTGGCTTGCTCCAAAGGATGTAAAATGATTGATGCTCCCGTTTCCGGAGGTACCAATGGTGCTAAAGCAGGAACTTTAACCTTTATCGTAGGCGGCAAGCAGGAAGATTATGAAAAGGCACGTCCCATCCTGAAATGTATGGGTCAGAATATCTTTTATGCCGGAAATTCAGGAGCCGGACAGGTAGCCAAGATTTGTAATAATATGTTATTAGCCATTCATATGATCGGAACTTCTGAAGCGATTAATCTGGGAACCAGACATGGTCTGGATGCTAAAGTGCTCAGTGAGATTATGCAGAAAAGCTCCGGTAAAAACTGGTCATTAGAAGTCTATAATCCTTATCCCGGAGTGATGGAAAATGCTCCGGCATCCAAAGAATATTCGGGAGGATTTGCAGTAGATTTAATGACCAAGGATTTAGGATTGGCAGCAGAAGCGGGATTAGAATCAAAAACATCGACTCCTTTGGGTAATGCGGCCTTAAATCTTTACAGAATGTGGAGTGAAGCCGGAAACGGGAAAATAGATTTTTCAAGTATTATACAATTCTTAAATAAAGAACTTTAA
- a CDS encoding enoyl-CoA hydratase/isomerase family protein, whose amino-acid sequence MNWIATKIKNRVGFITLNSEKTLNSLSLPMIEELQTVLTDWKTSDEIVCIFLQGAGEKAFCAGGDVRKLYDAIIDQRNIDHTKVPKDCYDFFSKEYQVDFDIHTYPKPVIVWGHGIVMGGGIGLMVGASHRIVTEKSKLAMPEITIGLYPDVGGTWFLNKMPSAYGIYLGLTGARLDGADCLFLGLADYYVESSSKQNIINALEQTSWKGDPYKIVSGILNSASEDHTVPESQAAGHQYFIRQFEGVESVEQFKNILTHHPDKDEWINNGIKSFEAGSPSSAHIIFRQLQQGRNLSLEEVFHSELNLSCQCCLHPDFAEGVRALLVDKDLSPKWNPATWDDITEEWIDSYFKLILKSGKLKEESEKL is encoded by the coding sequence ATGAATTGGATAGCAACCAAGATAAAAAATAGAGTAGGGTTTATCACACTGAACTCCGAAAAAACACTTAATTCCCTGTCATTACCGATGATTGAAGAATTGCAGACGGTGTTAACCGATTGGAAAACTTCCGATGAAATAGTCTGCATTTTCCTTCAGGGTGCCGGTGAAAAAGCATTCTGTGCCGGAGGAGATGTCCGAAAGCTTTATGATGCCATAATCGATCAAAGAAATATTGATCACACCAAGGTTCCGAAGGATTGTTATGATTTCTTTTCTAAAGAATATCAGGTAGATTTTGATATCCATACTTACCCGAAACCTGTCATTGTCTGGGGGCACGGTATTGTCATGGGTGGCGGAATAGGCTTAATGGTAGGAGCTTCCCATCGTATTGTTACCGAAAAAAGCAAACTGGCTATGCCGGAAATTACGATCGGACTTTATCCTGATGTAGGAGGTACCTGGTTTTTGAATAAAATGCCTTCAGCTTATGGAATCTATCTTGGGCTGACAGGAGCGCGATTAGATGGTGCTGACTGCCTTTTTTTAGGTCTGGCAGATTATTATGTGGAATCGTCTTCAAAACAAAATATTATAAACGCTTTAGAACAAACCAGCTGGAAAGGGGATCCTTACAAAATAGTCTCCGGGATTCTGAATTCAGCTTCTGAAGATCATACGGTTCCTGAATCACAGGCAGCCGGTCATCAGTATTTTATCAGGCAATTTGAAGGTGTAGAATCTGTTGAACAGTTTAAAAATATTTTAACCCATCATCCTGATAAAGACGAATGGATCAACAATGGGATAAAAAGCTTTGAAGCAGGATCTCCCAGCTCAGCACATATCATTTTCAGACAATTACAGCAGGGCAGAAATCTAAGCTTAGAAGAAGTCTTTCATTCAGAATTGAATCTTTCATGCCAGTGCTGTCTTCATCCTGATTTTGCAGAAGGAGTAAGAGCTTTATTGGTTGATAAAGATCTCTCTCCAAAATGGAATCCCGCAACATGGGATGATATTACCGAAGAATGGATAGACTCCTATTTTAAATTGATACTTAAAAGTGGAAAGTTGAAAGAGGAAAGTGAAAAACTTTAA
- a CDS encoding enoyl-CoA hydratase/isomerase family protein, with product MNFETLVYQQNNHIGLLTINRPQALNSLNEQVLKELKLFAEHIKSDRDIRVLIITGSGEKAFVAGADIKAMQEMTPQQAEDFSIAAQTAFNAIEELPFAVIAAVNGFALGGGCELALSCDIILASEKARFGLPEVTLGLLPCFGGTQRLPRAVGLYKAREMVFSGEFYSAEVCKEFGFVNRVIVPEELLNEAQKLAETIASRGPVAVAKAKQSLNTGFELHIKEGLQQEAALFGELFTTTDHHEGISAFIEKRQPHFKGE from the coding sequence ATGAATTTCGAAACACTGGTATATCAACAAAATAATCACATCGGTCTTTTAACCATTAATAGACCGCAGGCATTAAACTCTTTAAATGAACAGGTTTTAAAAGAACTGAAACTCTTTGCAGAGCACATTAAATCTGACAGAGATATTCGTGTATTAATTATTACCGGTTCCGGAGAAAAAGCCTTTGTCGCCGGAGCGGATATCAAAGCCATGCAGGAAATGACTCCACAGCAGGCAGAAGATTTTTCGATAGCAGCACAAACAGCCTTCAATGCCATTGAAGAATTACCATTTGCCGTAATTGCTGCGGTAAACGGCTTTGCATTGGGTGGCGGATGTGAGTTAGCTTTGTCCTGTGACATTATATTGGCCAGTGAAAAAGCCAGATTCGGATTACCTGAAGTAACTTTGGGCCTGCTGCCGTGTTTCGGGGGTACCCAACGTTTGCCCAGGGCTGTAGGATTATATAAAGCGAGAGAAATGGTTTTTTCCGGAGAATTTTATTCAGCAGAAGTGTGTAAGGAATTTGGTTTTGTAAACCGTGTCATCGTTCCTGAAGAATTATTAAATGAAGCTCAGAAACTCGCTGAAACCATTGCATCAAGGGGACCTGTCGCCGTAGCTAAAGCAAAACAATCGCTGAATACAGGATTTGAACTTCATATTAAAGAAGGATTACAGCAGGAAGCAGCTTTATTCGGAGAATTGTTTACAACAACCGATCATCATGAAGGGATAAGCGCTTTTATAGAAAAAAGACAACCTCATTTTAAAGGAGAATAA
- a CDS encoding anti-sigma factor, producing MNTKEYISSGIIESYILGHASPEEAGILECVMKNNTEVKTAFEEAQKTLEELATAQAVTPPNDLKSKIWAKIQQEQTVEEIKPVVSTDIPAAKPQEEIKIQGNNNWKIFSIAASVLFLLSIAGNLFWMNKQSGTKEEIAKMKTEKQSQELAMQKMNQKMKMFSNPEMQMVMLQGVEKHTDSKAIVFWDKKTKEVYLNAESLPKAPEGMQYQLWAIADGKPVSAGMYTDEKDSKIALANIPKAQAFAITLEKQGGSNVPTMENMYVMGGV from the coding sequence TTGAACACTAAAGAATACATATCATCCGGAATTATAGAATCTTATATTCTAGGCCATGCTTCTCCTGAGGAAGCGGGCATTTTGGAGTGTGTGATGAAAAATAATACTGAAGTAAAGACGGCTTTTGAAGAAGCTCAAAAAACTTTAGAAGAACTTGCCACAGCACAAGCTGTAACGCCTCCAAATGATTTAAAATCTAAGATTTGGGCTAAAATTCAACAGGAACAGACGGTTGAGGAAATAAAACCTGTCGTTTCTACAGATATTCCTGCTGCCAAGCCTCAGGAAGAAATTAAAATTCAGGGAAATAACAATTGGAAAATCTTTTCCATCGCGGCTTCTGTTTTATTTTTATTAAGTATTGCAGGCAATCTTTTCTGGATGAATAAGCAGTCCGGGACAAAAGAGGAAATAGCAAAGATGAAGACAGAAAAGCAATCTCAGGAGTTGGCAATGCAAAAGATGAATCAGAAAATGAAGATGTTTTCCAATCCGGAAATGCAGATGGTCATGCTGCAGGGAGTAGAAAAACATACTGATTCTAAAGCTATTGTATTTTGGGATAAAAAAACGAAGGAAGTTTATTTAAATGCTGAAAGTCTTCCAAAAGCTCCTGAAGGAATGCAGTACCAGCTTTGGGCCATTGCAGACGGAAAACCGGTAAGCGCCGGAATGTATACTGACGAAAAAGACAGCAAAATAGCACTGGCTAATATTCCAAAAGCACAGGCTTTCGCAATAACACTTGAAAAACAAGGTGGAAGCAATGTCCCTACCATGGAAAATATGTATGTAATGGGCGGAGTTTAG
- a CDS encoding ferritin-like domain-containing protein, with translation MNILKLLDKLSNDKFFTTEATRLDAISNISAFGKKAAVASVPLGLAGMMASPVKAETQKPQVTGSFLKSTLTDALQLALVLEYLESEYYGMGLSAAGLIPNADRTVFMQISKHESAHVNFLKSTLTSLGTTPGAKPTFDFTANGNFSPFTDYNQFLILAQAFEDTGVRAYKGQAGNVMSNKVVLQAALQIHSVEARHASQVRRMRANKGWIELANGGNMPSATNPVYAGEDNTNQAGFNTANLFGAAAGSAAYDEVLSGSDAQAIASLFIV, from the coding sequence ATGAATATCCTTAAATTACTAGATAAGCTTTCTAATGATAAATTCTTTACTACGGAAGCTACAAGATTAGACGCTATTAGCAATATCTCTGCCTTTGGAAAAAAAGCTGCTGTAGCTTCAGTTCCTCTTGGGCTTGCCGGTATGATGGCATCTCCTGTAAAGGCAGAAACACAAAAACCTCAAGTAACCGGAAGTTTTTTGAAAAGCACTTTAACGGATGCTTTACAACTGGCTTTAGTCCTTGAATATCTTGAAAGCGAATACTACGGAATGGGCTTATCCGCTGCCGGATTAATTCCCAATGCAGACAGAACCGTTTTTATGCAGATCTCAAAACATGAATCTGCTCATGTTAATTTTTTGAAAAGTACGTTAACCTCTTTAGGGACAACTCCCGGAGCAAAACCAACTTTTGATTTTACAGCAAACGGAAATTTTTCTCCGTTTACCGATTATAACCAGTTTCTTATTCTTGCTCAGGCTTTTGAAGATACGGGAGTAAGAGCATATAAAGGCCAGGCCGGAAATGTAATGTCTAATAAAGTGGTTTTACAGGCTGCTTTACAGATTCATTCGGTGGAAGCCAGACATGCTTCTCAGGTAAGAAGAATGAGAGCCAATAAAGGATGGATAGAACTCGCCAATGGTGGGAATATGCCATCAGCAACCAATCCTGTGTATGCAGGTGAAGATAATACCAACCAGGCTGGATTTAATACTGCAAATTTGTTTGGTGCAGCAGCAGGTTCGGCAGCTTATGATGAAGTTTTAAGTGGTAGTGATGCTCAGGCTATTGCCTCTTTGTTCATAGTTTAG